One region of Ignavibacteriota bacterium genomic DNA includes:
- a CDS encoding tetratricopeptide repeat protein — MTLQAHSIVQKYFAEQETSLNETLQRATTEQQTVIEKLQLRKGEILRILAVERKKKEERKRKAEEERKRKEEAEAKRKADDEKRRKQIEEQERKEKIRAAIERIRSHHSNAEFEDALAEVELALELEPEHSDLKIWEHRIREAQQKKLRDEEAAYHRERELASQKRKEKAKTFKLAAFAIVGVVLVFLIYYFQKDIFPQTVTLAIEPFSFTGRSSDEASLGTSLAREVSNKMLLMKNVTVMNLTSTANLKRKHSNVARAINKLGFAYVLRGSLSSTGNTYLADVQVLDSLNEEVWAGHFEKPASQLMQLPEEIVLELAKAMDVNLSDDGIKIIRRTGTANTSAYIQYLRAVELLEQSTPASIQQAYQVFEQASTLDSRYPDVTAGVAAALLTKIEKQWDRSDSVYRKTELFVQKALKLHATLPMTKISQARLASLKRKFNEAIKLLDEVLLQYPSNSDALLHKGKALLYLGKYDDALTTLNKCYEVNPRNTEVLLTLGYANAFKGKLREAMRYQEYALQIVEDSTHYLVETVGNIVMADPDLQVAMGKRIIIACERILNDHPRDLQLLYLHAQILQVLGKIPEANRPLNTMRGIIQNQLIYSPQNANLLMDLALTLTRYGSFTEGLDMARRAIPYSRKNVTVLYKLAQMYSVQMASHRGGKIDLNKKNEALKYLREAIALDYRMDELMNGDFYNLRAQPEFLSTIQLQSK, encoded by the coding sequence GTGACGCTTCAAGCACATTCTATTGTTCAAAAATATTTTGCCGAGCAGGAAACATCTCTCAATGAAACGCTTCAGAGGGCAACAACAGAACAGCAAACGGTAATCGAAAAACTTCAACTTCGGAAGGGAGAAATCCTCCGCATACTTGCGGTCGAGCGGAAGAAGAAGGAGGAACGAAAACGTAAAGCGGAAGAAGAACGAAAACGAAAAGAGGAAGCAGAAGCAAAACGTAAGGCGGACGATGAAAAACGTCGTAAGCAAATTGAAGAACAGGAACGTAAAGAGAAAATTCGTGCCGCTATCGAACGAATTCGTTCACACCACTCAAACGCGGAATTCGAGGATGCGCTCGCTGAAGTTGAACTCGCGTTAGAACTTGAACCCGAACATTCCGACTTGAAAATTTGGGAACACCGAATAAGGGAAGCTCAGCAAAAAAAACTTCGCGATGAGGAAGCGGCTTACCACAGAGAACGTGAGTTAGCAAGCCAAAAACGAAAAGAAAAAGCAAAGACATTTAAACTGGCGGCGTTTGCTATCGTCGGCGTTGTTCTCGTTTTTTTGATTTATTATTTTCAGAAAGATATTTTTCCGCAAACAGTCACTCTTGCCATTGAACCGTTTTCGTTTACCGGGCGGAGTAGTGATGAAGCATCGTTGGGAACTTCACTCGCGCGGGAAGTATCGAACAAAATGTTGTTGATGAAAAATGTCACCGTCATGAACCTGACGTCAACAGCCAACCTGAAACGAAAACACTCGAACGTTGCACGGGCAATCAATAAGTTGGGTTTTGCTTACGTTTTACGCGGTTCGCTCTCCAGCACCGGGAACACCTATCTTGCCGATGTTCAGGTACTTGATTCATTGAACGAAGAAGTATGGGCAGGACATTTTGAAAAACCTGCTTCACAACTCATGCAACTTCCTGAAGAAATTGTTCTGGAACTTGCCAAAGCAATGGATGTAAACCTTTCCGATGACGGAATAAAAATCATCAGACGAACCGGCACCGCAAACACTTCCGCATACATTCAGTATCTTCGCGCAGTTGAACTACTGGAACAATCAACGCCTGCTTCTATTCAACAAGCATATCAGGTGTTCGAACAAGCCTCAACACTCGATTCACGTTATCCGGATGTAACCGCCGGTGTCGCAGCCGCACTACTTACAAAAATCGAGAAACAGTGGGACCGCTCCGATTCTGTTTATAGGAAAACAGAACTATTCGTGCAGAAAGCGCTCAAACTACATGCTACGTTACCGATGACAAAAATTTCTCAGGCTCGACTTGCGTCATTAAAAAGAAAATTCAATGAGGCAATAAAATTACTTGATGAGGTATTGTTACAATACCCGTCAAACTCCGATGCTCTCCTGCACAAAGGGAAGGCGTTGCTTTATCTCGGAAAATATGATGATGCTCTTACAACGTTGAACAAGTGTTATGAAGTGAACCCGCGCAACACAGAGGTATTGCTCACTCTCGGATATGCCAATGCATTCAAAGGGAAATTGCGTGAGGCAATGAGGTACCAGGAATATGCTTTACAGATTGTAGAAGACTCGACACATTATTTAGTAGAGACTGTCGGCAACATAGTGATGGCAGACCCGGACTTACAGGTCGCTATGGGAAAAAGAATTATTATTGCATGTGAACGAATTTTGAACGACCACCCCCGTGACTTGCAATTACTTTATCTTCATGCGCAAATCCTTCAAGTGCTTGGAAAAATTCCAGAAGCGAATCGCCCGCTGAATACTATGCGTGGCATCATTCAAAATCAATTGATTTATTCTCCGCAGAATGCAAATTTGCTGATGGACCTGGCGCTCACGCTTACGCGCTATGGAAGTTTCACCGAAGGATTGGACATGGCACGCCGGGCAATTCCGTACTCACGCAAAAATGTGACGGTATTATACAAATTGGCGCAAATGTATTCCGTGCAAATGGCTTCCCATCGCGGCGGGAAGATTGACCTCAATAAAAAAAATGAAGCTCTGAAGTATCTCCGGGAAGCAATTGCACTCGACTATCGAATGGATGAATTGATGAACGGCGATTTCTACAACCTTCGAGCGCAACCGGAATTTTTATCAACGATTCAATTACAATCGAAGTAA
- a CDS encoding TM2 domain-containing protein, which produces MFCRNCGKEINPQAVICVACGAGLNSGKRFCQYCGGETNPLAEICTKCGVRLALPIYEQADKSKIAAGLLGIFLGGLGIHRFYLGYTNIAVAQLILGLLGIVTCGITSVASCIWGLVDGIMILTGSLNRDAQGRPLKD; this is translated from the coding sequence ATGTTCTGTCGGAATTGTGGAAAAGAAATCAATCCTCAGGCGGTCATTTGCGTTGCGTGCGGCGCGGGATTAAACAGCGGGAAACGATTTTGTCAATACTGTGGCGGAGAAACAAATCCGCTTGCGGAAATTTGCACCAAGTGCGGCGTACGATTGGCATTGCCAATCTATGAACAGGCAGATAAATCAAAAATTGCCGCAGGATTGCTTGGCATTTTCCTCGGCGGACTCGGGATTCATCGCTTTTATCTCGGCTACACAAACATCGCTGTTGCCCAATTGATTCTCGGATTACTCGGGATTGTCACGTGCGGAATCACTTCCGTTGCCTCCTGCATTTGGGGATTAGTTGATGGCATTATGATTCTCACCGGCTCGCTCAACCGTGATGCTCAGGGCAGACCCTTAAAAGATTAA
- a CDS encoding DUF2752 domain-containing protein gives MLSSYSIRRQYFVGFAVISVGVSLLAIIPTEVLQTLPTVCVFKNLFGVECFGCGVTRAISSVLHGEFQQAWLFNKFIVTIFPLLVFYLTYSYFKSKPNKNITSLRMTPDQ, from the coding sequence ATGCTTTCTTCCTACAGCATTCGCCGACAATATTTTGTCGGCTTTGCAGTTATCTCCGTTGGAGTAAGTCTTCTTGCTATCATTCCAACGGAGGTTCTCCAAACATTACCAACAGTCTGTGTTTTCAAAAATCTTTTCGGTGTGGAATGTTTCGGGTGCGGGGTGACACGTGCGATTTCGAGTGTGTTGCACGGAGAGTTTCAACAAGCTTGGTTATTCAATAAATTCATCGTCACAATTTTTCCCTTATTAGTATTTTATTTGACGTATTCCTACTTTAAATCCAAACCAAACAAGAATATTACTTCACTACGAATGACTCCTGACCAATGA
- a CDS encoding UPF0175 family protein — protein sequence MLIIDDEIVAATQISEEELKREIALFLYSKGMLSQGQARKITDLDFIEFEKLLVEHNIPNPYSVQELETDLATLQALRTT from the coding sequence ATGCTTATCATTGATGACGAAATTGTTGCGGCTACCCAAATTTCTGAAGAAGAATTGAAGAGAGAAATTGCTCTTTTCCTTTATTCAAAGGGAATGTTATCACAAGGACAAGCACGTAAAATAACCGACTTGGATTTTATAGAATTCGAAAAGTTACTAGTCGAACATAATATTCCAAATCCATATTCAGTTCAAGAACTTGAAACTGATTTAGCAACTCTTCAGGCACTCCGAACAACATGA
- a CDS encoding DUF3368 domain-containing protein, with amino-acid sequence MIVVSDTTPISSLFRIHHLHLLHALFENVVIPSAVMEELLQLRRWGYDLREISSSSWIEVKSVSDNEYLYQLKLILDDGEAEAIALAKELHAELLLTDEMKGRTVAKREGLQIVGTLGILLRSKQVGLLSDVRQPLDFLIREANFRISDSLYQEILNKAEE; translated from the coding sequence ATGATTGTGGTCAGCGACACTACACCAATCAGTTCATTATTCAGAATTCACCACTTACACTTACTGCATGCACTGTTTGAAAATGTTGTAATTCCATCGGCGGTCATGGAGGAACTTTTGCAACTTAGGAGGTGGGGCTACGACTTACGAGAGATATCCTCCTCGTCCTGGATTGAAGTGAAATCTGTTTCCGATAATGAATACCTTTATCAACTAAAACTTATTTTAGACGACGGAGAGGCGGAAGCAATAGCCCTCGCTAAAGAACTTCACGCAGAATTACTTTTAACAGACGAGATGAAAGGGAGAACGGTAGCAAAACGAGAAGGATTACAAATCGTCGGTACGTTAGGTATCTTACTGCGTTCCAAACAGGTTGGATTGCTTAGCGATGTTCGGCAACCATTAGATTTTCTTATCCGCGAAGCCAATTTCAGAATTTCTGACTCACTCTATCAAGAGATATTGAACAAAGCCGAGGAATAG
- a CDS encoding leucyl aminopeptidase yields MNLSFQTSSLKSVKADAVVYFIEESKTTFKKRIAELRKLFGKRIDHIIELENFTGKDSESLSILTEGKLASPRLLLIGLGDEKKLTIEKFRRAAARSAKQAKGMKLKHVAMVLPEASETITDVELAKALAEGAYLSLYKYDKYLTENKEKKNVAQLTLVSEKKEIEKEINKVLREVKFVCEAVYLTRNLENAPGNELYPESLAQIAKESAQKFGYRCTVWDKKKIQEMKFGGLLAVNSGSERPPRFIILEHNAGKKNLETIVLVGKGITFDAGGISIKPASGMGEMKMDMSGAAAVIGTMEAVARLKVPVHVIGLIPSTENLLGGAAMRPGDIITHYGGKTSEVDNTDAEGRLVLADALAYASIYKPKAVIDLATLTGACVVALGHYATGMMGNDDELMSKLKTAGEATYERVWQLPMYDEYEKLIKSDVADVKNVGGRWAGAITAGFFLKKFIGKYNWVHLDIAGTAILEEDLPYAPKGGSGVGVRLLVEMLKGWKTK; encoded by the coding sequence ATGAATTTATCTTTCCAAACATCAAGTCTAAAGTCTGTCAAAGCAGATGCTGTGGTTTATTTCATCGAAGAATCCAAAACGACATTTAAAAAACGCATTGCTGAGTTACGAAAACTCTTCGGGAAACGGATTGACCACATCATCGAGTTAGAAAATTTTACAGGGAAAGATTCTGAGTCGCTCTCGATTTTGACGGAAGGGAAATTGGCATCACCCCGGTTATTGTTAATCGGACTTGGCGACGAGAAGAAACTTACGATTGAGAAATTCAGAAGAGCGGCGGCACGCTCTGCGAAGCAGGCAAAGGGGATGAAACTGAAACATGTTGCAATGGTTTTGCCAGAGGCAAGTGAGACAATAACCGACGTTGAACTTGCAAAAGCGTTGGCAGAAGGCGCGTATCTTTCTTTGTACAAGTATGACAAATACTTGACGGAGAACAAAGAGAAGAAGAACGTTGCTCAACTGACATTGGTGAGTGAGAAGAAGGAGATTGAGAAAGAAATCAACAAGGTACTTCGAGAAGTGAAGTTTGTTTGTGAGGCGGTCTATCTCACCCGCAATTTGGAGAACGCACCTGGGAACGAACTCTATCCTGAATCGCTTGCACAGATTGCAAAAGAATCGGCGCAGAAGTTTGGTTACCGTTGTACGGTGTGGGATAAAAAGAAAATTCAGGAGATGAAGTTCGGTGGCTTGCTTGCGGTAAATTCAGGGAGTGAGCGTCCGCCGCGATTTATCATTCTTGAACACAACGCCGGAAAGAAAAATCTTGAAACGATAGTCCTTGTCGGAAAAGGAATTACGTTTGATGCCGGAGGAATTTCCATCAAACCGGCAAGCGGAATGGGAGAGATGAAAATGGATATGTCCGGTGCGGCGGCGGTCATCGGCACGATGGAAGCAGTAGCACGCTTGAAAGTTCCTGTGCATGTTATCGGATTGATTCCTTCGACAGAAAATTTACTTGGCGGCGCGGCAATGCGTCCCGGCGACATTATCACTCACTATGGTGGGAAGACTTCGGAAGTAGATAACACGGATGCAGAAGGTCGTTTGGTGCTTGCCGATGCGCTTGCGTATGCATCAATCTACAAACCGAAAGCGGTAATTGATTTGGCGACGTTGACGGGAGCGTGTGTTGTTGCGCTCGGTCATTACGCAACGGGAATGATGGGGAATGATGATGAGTTGATGTCGAAATTGAAAACGGCGGGCGAAGCAACCTACGAACGCGTGTGGCAATTACCGATGTACGATGAATATGAAAAACTTATCAAGAGTGATGTTGCAGATGTAAAGAATGTCGGCGGGCGTTGGGCTGGCGCAATCACTGCCGGATTCTTTCTGAAGAAATTTATCGGTAAGTATAACTGGGTTCACCTTGATATTGCAGGGACTGCAATTCTCGAGGAGGATTTACCGTACGCGCCGAAAGGCGGTTCGGGAGTTGGTGTGAGGTTGTTGGTGGAGATGTTGAAGGGCTGGAAAACAAAGTAG
- a CDS encoding bifunctional oligoribonuclease/PAP phosphatase NrnA translates to MDFTQLKSIVEQNNTFVLTTHVNPDGDGLGSELALARALRKRGKHATIINHSETPEQYVWLDEQNEILKFTPERDTEKILQADVILVVDTNHPERLRSMKEAVLSSKATKVIIDHHLDADSFAQHFVINADATSTGEIVYQFLMSFDKSMLDKKTARYLYTAIMTDTGSFRFPRTDAETHHIAAHLLDCGADPTELFSNVYEQWSVGRMRLLGEMLDSMKLACDGKVAYVVCTRKMFEQTGTSEVETDNFTTYPMSVRGVLVGMLFNEMPNGVKISFRSKGTIPINKLANEFGGGGHLNAAGARVHDVSLEESIRRVLEAVSKYIS, encoded by the coding sequence ATGGATTTCACTCAACTCAAATCAATCGTCGAACAGAACAACACATTTGTTCTGACGACACATGTCAATCCTGATGGTGACGGATTAGGCTCCGAACTTGCACTCGCTAGGGCGTTGCGTAAACGAGGAAAGCATGCAACAATTATCAATCATAGCGAGACGCCGGAACAATATGTTTGGCTTGATGAACAGAATGAAATTCTCAAGTTCACTCCGGAACGGGATACGGAGAAGATTCTTCAGGCGGACGTAATCCTTGTTGTTGATACAAACCATCCTGAGCGACTTCGAAGCATGAAGGAGGCGGTTCTTTCAAGCAAAGCCACCAAAGTTATCATTGACCATCACCTCGATGCTGATTCATTCGCACAGCATTTTGTTATCAATGCTGATGCAACATCAACCGGGGAAATTGTGTATCAGTTTCTCATGTCGTTTGATAAGTCAATGCTTGACAAAAAAACTGCGCGCTATCTTTACACGGCAATCATGACTGATACCGGTTCGTTCCGTTTTCCAAGAACGGATGCAGAGACACACCACATCGCCGCACATCTTCTTGATTGCGGCGCAGACCCGACTGAATTATTTTCCAATGTGTATGAACAATGGTCGGTCGGCAGAATGAGGTTGCTCGGCGAAATGCTTGATTCAATGAAACTTGCCTGCGATGGAAAAGTGGCGTATGTCGTTTGCACAAGAAAAATGTTCGAGCAAACAGGAACCTCAGAAGTTGAAACTGATAACTTCACAACATACCCGATGAGTGTACGCGGTGTTCTCGTTGGAATGTTGTTCAATGAAATGCCGAACGGAGTGAAAATCAGTTTCCGCTCGAAAGGGACAATTCCCATTAACAAACTCGCTAACGAATTTGGCGGAGGCGGACATCTTAATGCCGCCGGCGCCCGTGTGCATGATGTTTCTCTGGAGGAATCTATTCGACGGGTGTTGGAAGCAGTTTCGAAGTATATTTCGTGA
- a CDS encoding 2-oxoacid:ferredoxin oxidoreductase subunit beta: protein MHLVEELIQSNKNFTAEKYTAKDFSSDQDVRWCPGCGDYSILAQVQRVMPELGIPKHNLVFVSGIGCSSRFPYYMDTYGFHGIHGRATAIATGLKIARPDLTVWVATGDGDGLSIGGNHFIHVCRRNVNMKVILFNNQIYGLTKGQYSPTSEFGKVTKSSPQGTVDQPFNPTLLALGAEASFVARTLDRDPKHLQSVIRRAAEHQGTAFVEIYQNCNVFNDGAFFPFTEKETKDENVVYLEHGKPMVFGKQKDKGIKLEGFTPTVVSLSDGKYSVNDLIVHNENDTMLSFILARMSSIPNLPRPVGVFYKVQKPLYEVEIERQVQTAIQKNGEGDLEKLLNHGETWTIQ from the coding sequence ATGCATTTAGTTGAAGAACTCATACAATCAAACAAAAATTTTACAGCAGAAAAATATACTGCAAAGGATTTTTCCTCCGACCAGGACGTCCGTTGGTGTCCCGGCTGTGGTGACTACTCGATTCTCGCGCAGGTTCAGCGAGTGATGCCCGAACTTGGTATCCCGAAACATAATCTTGTTTTTGTTTCCGGTATCGGGTGTTCAAGTCGCTTTCCATATTACATGGATACATACGGCTTTCACGGCATCCATGGACGCGCGACTGCAATTGCCACGGGTTTGAAAATTGCCCGACCTGACTTGACCGTTTGGGTTGCAACAGGCGATGGAGACGGATTGAGCATTGGCGGAAATCATTTTATTCATGTCTGTCGTCGTAATGTGAACATGAAAGTCATTTTGTTCAACAACCAGATTTACGGTTTGACAAAGGGACAATATTCACCAACGTCAGAATTCGGTAAAGTCACGAAATCATCTCCGCAAGGAACGGTTGACCAGCCATTCAATCCGACACTGCTCGCTCTCGGTGCGGAAGCATCATTCGTTGCCCGCACGCTTGACAGAGACCCGAAGCATCTGCAATCGGTTATTCGACGCGCGGCGGAACATCAGGGAACTGCGTTTGTAGAGATTTACCAAAACTGCAATGTCTTCAATGACGGAGCCTTCTTTCCGTTCACGGAAAAAGAGACGAAGGATGAGAACGTGGTGTATCTTGAGCACGGAAAGCCAATGGTGTTCGGCAAACAGAAAGATAAAGGAATCAAACTTGAAGGATTTACCCCGACGGTCGTTTCGTTAAGCGATGGAAAATATTCTGTGAATGATTTGATTGTTCACAACGAGAACGATACGATGCTTTCGTTTATTCTCGCCCGGATGTCGAGCATCCCGAACTTACCGAGACCGGTTGGCGTGTTCTACAAAGTGCAGAAGCCGTTGTATGAAGTTGAAATTGAACGGCAGGTTCAAACAGCAATCCAAAAGAATGGAGAAGGAGATTTGGAAAAGTTGTTGAATCATGGCGAGACGTGGACAATTCAATAA
- a CDS encoding 2-oxoacid:acceptor oxidoreductase subunit alpha translates to MAKVLENLDEVTIRFAGDSGDGMQLTGMQFTSTTALVGNDLSTLPDYPAEIRAPAGTLFGVSGFQIHFGSTEINTPGDICDVLVAMNPAALKVNLRALSDGGIIIANTDGFDSKNLKLAGYQSNPLEDSSLEKYRLHAVSITKLTENALADTNLSPKVVERSKNFFALGMMYWMYSRPLEPTLRWIEDKFKKSPELVEANIRVLKAGHAYGETTEIFAVRYEVKPAHLQKGTYRSITGNEAVAWGLIAASVKSNLDLFLGTYPITPASDILHELSKHKNFRIKTFQAEDEIAGITSAIGASYGGALAVTTTSGPGMALKTEGFGLAVMLEIPLIIVNVQRGGPSTGLPTKTEQADLLQAVWGRNGEAPIPVIAAATPSDCFTMAFEAARIALKYMTPVILLTDGYLANGAEPWMIPQVSSLPNIAPTFATNPEGFLPYSRDEKTLSRPWAIPGTPGLEHRIGGLEKQHETGNINYEPENHEFMVKMRQNKIDGIADDIPLAQVEGDEKGELLVIGWGGTYGAIRTAVEAKRREGKSVSHLHLKHLNPLPKNLGEILLKYKNILVAEINLGQLVKILRSKYLLPMLSYNRVLGLPFKANDIEQKIDEIL, encoded by the coding sequence ATGGCTAAGGTTCTTGAAAATTTAGATGAAGTAACAATACGGTTCGCCGGAGATTCCGGTGACGGTATGCAATTAACAGGGATGCAATTCACAAGTACGACCGCACTTGTGGGTAATGATTTAAGCACACTCCCCGATTATCCTGCCGAGATTCGCGCCCCAGCCGGAACGCTGTTCGGTGTCAGTGGATTTCAAATTCATTTCGGTTCAACTGAGATTAATACTCCCGGTGATATCTGCGACGTTCTTGTCGCGATGAACCCTGCCGCATTGAAAGTGAATTTACGCGCTCTTTCTGATGGCGGAATTATTATTGCTAACACGGATGGATTTGATTCAAAAAATCTCAAACTCGCCGGCTATCAATCAAATCCTCTCGAAGATAGTTCACTCGAAAAATATCGGCTCCACGCAGTTTCCATTACGAAACTGACTGAGAACGCGCTTGCCGATACGAATCTCTCTCCGAAGGTTGTCGAACGAAGTAAGAATTTCTTCGCACTCGGGATGATGTATTGGATGTACTCGCGTCCGCTTGAACCGACGCTCCGGTGGATTGAAGACAAGTTCAAAAAATCTCCTGAATTGGTTGAAGCAAATATCCGCGTCCTTAAAGCAGGTCACGCGTACGGAGAGACGACAGAGATTTTTGCTGTTCGATACGAAGTAAAACCGGCACATCTTCAAAAAGGAACATACAGAAGCATCACGGGAAATGAAGCCGTTGCCTGGGGATTGATTGCCGCATCGGTGAAATCGAATTTAGATTTGTTTCTCGGAACATATCCCATCACACCGGCAAGCGATATTCTTCATGAATTATCGAAGCACAAAAATTTCCGCATCAAAACATTTCAGGCGGAAGATGAAATTGCAGGCATCACAAGTGCCATCGGCGCATCGTATGGCGGAGCGCTTGCGGTAACAACGACAAGTGGTCCCGGCATGGCATTGAAGACAGAAGGATTCGGACTTGCCGTCATGCTTGAAATTCCTCTTATCATTGTGAATGTTCAGCGCGGCGGACCGAGTACCGGCTTACCGACGAAGACAGAACAAGCAGATTTACTTCAAGCAGTGTGGGGACGTAACGGCGAAGCGCCAATTCCGGTAATTGCTGCGGCAACTCCATCAGATTGTTTTACAATGGCTTTTGAAGCGGCGCGCATTGCATTGAAATACATGACTCCGGTTATATTGTTGACCGATGGGTATCTCGCCAACGGTGCGGAGCCGTGGATGATTCCGCAAGTCAGTTCGTTGCCGAATATCGCGCCAACATTTGCAACCAATCCCGAAGGATTTCTCCCATACAGTCGTGATGAAAAAACACTTTCACGTCCTTGGGCAATTCCCGGAACTCCCGGACTCGAACACCGTATCGGCGGTTTAGAAAAACAACATGAGACTGGCAACATCAACTATGAACCGGAAAATCACGAGTTCATGGTGAAGATGCGACAGAACAAGATAGATGGAATTGCTGATGATATTCCTCTCGCCCAGGTGGAGGGGGATGAGAAAGGCGAGTTACTTGTCATCGGTTGGGGCGGAACGTACGGTGCAATCCGAACGGCGGTTGAAGCAAAACGACGAGAAGGGAAATCGGTTTCGCATTTGCATTTGAAACACCTCAACCCGTTACCGAAAAATCTGGGTGAAATTCTGCTCAAGTACAAAAATATTCTTGTTGCAGAAATCAACCTCGGACAATTGGTGAAGATTCTCCGTTCGAAATATTTATTGCCGATGCTGAGTTATAACCGTGTGTTGGGATTGCCGTTCAAAGCGAACGACATCGAACAAAAGATTGATGAAATATTGTAA
- a CDS encoding sulfite exporter TauE/SafE family protein — protein sequence MEEVNFLTAFFFGLLSFISPCVLPIVPGYLSFISGLSFDEMMSETSAKDVRRKLMMNSLMFVLGFSTVFIILGASASAVGKFLQSNLDIISKIAGGIIIIFGLHMIGVFKIKFLQYEKRFQSNAKPLGLFGTFVVGLAFAFGWTPCIGPILASILAIAAQQDTIGQGILLLTLYSAGLGIPFLLTGLSISAFYKVFNKFKRHLHKVEIVGGVLLVLFGVLIMTNSLTIISALLSEWFPFLNELG from the coding sequence ATGGAAGAAGTAAATTTCCTCACCGCATTTTTCTTCGGCTTACTTTCGTTTATCTCGCCATGCGTGCTACCGATTGTGCCGGGGTACTTGTCGTTTATCTCAGGACTTTCGTTCGATGAAATGATGAGTGAAACATCTGCTAAAGATGTTCGGAGAAAACTGATGATGAACTCGCTCATGTTTGTATTGGGCTTTTCGACAGTGTTTATCATTCTCGGGGCGTCAGCAAGTGCTGTGGGAAAATTTCTCCAATCCAACCTTGATATCATCAGTAAAATTGCAGGCGGAATAATTATTATCTTCGGTTTGCACATGATTGGTGTCTTCAAGATAAAATTCCTCCAGTACGAAAAGCGGTTTCAATCGAATGCAAAGCCACTTGGATTATTTGGGACGTTTGTGGTCGGTCTTGCGTTCGCTTTCGGATGGACTCCCTGTATTGGTCCAATCCTGGCAAGCATTCTTGCAATCGCCGCACAACAAGATACCATCGGGCAGGGAATTTTGTTGTTGACACTCTACTCGGCGGGGTTAGGAATTCCATTTCTTCTCACAGGATTAAGTATTTCCGCTTTCTACAAAGTGTTTAATAAATTCAAACGACATCTCCACAAAGTTGAAATTGTTGGTGGAGTGTTGTTAGTTCTTTTTGGTGTTTTGATAATGACCAATTCATTGACAATTATTTCGGCGCTGCTCTCCGAGTGGTTTCCGTTTCTCAATGAATTAGGTTGA
- a CDS encoding 50S ribosomal protein L9 encodes MKIILRQNFEQLGQIGQVVDVADGYARNYLIPKKIAYAATEGNLRALEEEKKQQVYREKKDLVNAQKLATELEKLSITIPMKVGEDDKLFGSVTSQMIADVLTEKGMTIDKRIIEFDEQVKALGIYTANVKLHAEVTGKLKVWVVKE; translated from the coding sequence ATGAAAATTATTTTACGTCAAAATTTTGAGCAGTTAGGACAAATCGGTCAGGTTGTTGATGTTGCCGACGGATACGCACGTAACTATCTCATCCCCAAAAAAATTGCTTATGCCGCGACAGAAGGTAATCTCCGCGCCCTTGAAGAAGAAAAGAAGCAGCAAGTCTATCGCGAGAAGAAAGACCTTGTGAATGCACAGAAACTCGCTACCGAACTTGAGAAACTTTCCATCACGATTCCGATGAAAGTCGGAGAGGATGACAAACTTTTCGGTTCAGTCACATCGCAGATGATTGCCGACGTGCTCACAGAAAAAGGAATGACGATTGACAAGCGCATCATCGAATTTGATGAACAAGTAAAAGCGCTCGGCATCTATACTGCTAATGTGAAACTTCATGCGGAAGTCACAGGCAAACTCAAAGTTTGGGTTGTGAAAGAGTAA
- a CDS encoding 30S ribosomal protein S18 — translation MVKQEVQVKKKRPCRFCEAKDIYIDYKDEKKLVRAINEQGKIIPKRITGTCAKHQRQLAQAIKRARHLALIPFVSETIR, via the coding sequence ATGGTAAAGCAAGAAGTACAAGTAAAGAAAAAACGCCCCTGTCGCTTTTGTGAAGCGAAGGATATTTATATTGATTACAAAGACGAAAAGAAATTAGTCCGCGCGATCAATGAACAGGGAAAAATCATTCCGAAACGAATCACGGGAACGTGTGCAAAGCATCAGCGTCAACTGGCGCAAGCCATCAAACGCGCACGTCACCTTGCGCTGATTCCGTTTGTCAGTGAAACAATTCGTTAA